One region of Trichosurus vulpecula isolate mTriVul1 chromosome 1, mTriVul1.pri, whole genome shotgun sequence genomic DNA includes:
- the ATP6AP1L gene encoding V-type proton ATPase subunit S1-like protein isoform X1, producing MERKTSFCFVLIFLSVGFSLTADQMFASMNTSAVSLADQRHDGHMKTTPNFKSKPTPQSINYDLIKKGNLEREPWKTFSPSHLTPINVSINGTPCILFWAKRITIKFKSQPLLDLTDKTFGKEARVDVGHSNCSEENAMLSLKFGDIDNLKGLDIRFVLISYNRLSVQSWFSLHRVQILYNNSVQATFKATRIHAPSKYSYHCQHVSSLQRYDALLVPSSTNDISRLWEVTFIDFQIQGFNVKEGQFSHARDCASFFSPAILMGLAMSLILLLVLAYALHMLIHLKSLDRHYDRKASPAYFVPMKDLEVATEEKEPLRSHGHDCHEPRSPHICNIYV from the exons CGCTGTTTCTTTGGCAGATCAGAGGCATGATGGACATATGAAGACAACCCCAAATTTTAAATCAAAACCAACTCCACAG AGCATCAACTATGATctcatcaaaaaaggaaatctaGAGAGAGAACCTTGGAAGACCTTCAGCCCCAGCCATCTGACTCCCATTAACGTCTCAATCAATGGAACTCCTTGCATTCTCTTCTGGGCTAAGAGAAtaacaattaaatttaaaagtcagCCTTTGTTGGACCTCACAGATAAGACATTTGGAAAAGAAGCAAGAGTGGATGTTGGCCATTCAAACTGCAGTGAAGAAAATGCCAT GCTTTCCCTGAAATTTGGTGATATTGACAATCTAAAAGGACTCGACATCAG ATTCGTCTTGATCAGCTATAACAGATTGTCTGTTCAGAGCTGGTTTAGTTTACATAGAGTTCAGATTCTTTATAATAATTCAGTCCAAGCAACTTTTAAGGCAACTCGAATCCATGCTCCATCAAAGTATTCCTATCACTGTCAGCATGTCAGCAGCCTGCAGAGATATGATGCACTTTTGGTGCCCAGCTCCACAAATGACATCTCAAGGCTGTGGGAAGTCACTTTTATTGATTTCCAG ATTCAAGGTTTTAATGTCAAGGAGGGCCAGTTTTCTCATGCCAGGGACTGTGCCTCGTTCTTCTCCCCAGCCATTCTGATGGGCCTGGCTATGTCCCTGATCCTGCTGCTGGTGCTGGCTTATGCCCTGCACATGCTGATCCACCTGAAGTCCCTCGACAGGCACTATGACCGCAAAGCATCACCCGCCTACTTTGTGCCCATGAAAGACCTTGAGGTGGCCACGGAAGAGAAGGAGCCACTGAGGAGCCATGGGCATGACTGCCATGAACCGAGGAGCCCGCACATCTGCAACATTTATGTATAG
- the ATP6AP1L gene encoding V-type proton ATPase subunit S1-like protein isoform X2: MKTTPNFKSKPTPQSINYDLIKKGNLEREPWKTFSPSHLTPINVSINGTPCILFWAKRITIKFKSQPLLDLTDKTFGKEARVDVGHSNCSEENAMLSLKFGDIDNLKGLDIRFVLISYNRLSVQSWFSLHRVQILYNNSVQATFKATRIHAPSKYSYHCQHVSSLQRYDALLVPSSTNDISRLWEVTFIDFQIQGFNVKEGQFSHARDCASFFSPAILMGLAMSLILLLVLAYALHMLIHLKSLDRHYDRKASPAYFVPMKDLEVATEEKEPLRSHGHDCHEPRSPHICNIYV; the protein is encoded by the exons ATGAAGACAACCCCAAATTTTAAATCAAAACCAACTCCACAG AGCATCAACTATGATctcatcaaaaaaggaaatctaGAGAGAGAACCTTGGAAGACCTTCAGCCCCAGCCATCTGACTCCCATTAACGTCTCAATCAATGGAACTCCTTGCATTCTCTTCTGGGCTAAGAGAAtaacaattaaatttaaaagtcagCCTTTGTTGGACCTCACAGATAAGACATTTGGAAAAGAAGCAAGAGTGGATGTTGGCCATTCAAACTGCAGTGAAGAAAATGCCAT GCTTTCCCTGAAATTTGGTGATATTGACAATCTAAAAGGACTCGACATCAG ATTCGTCTTGATCAGCTATAACAGATTGTCTGTTCAGAGCTGGTTTAGTTTACATAGAGTTCAGATTCTTTATAATAATTCAGTCCAAGCAACTTTTAAGGCAACTCGAATCCATGCTCCATCAAAGTATTCCTATCACTGTCAGCATGTCAGCAGCCTGCAGAGATATGATGCACTTTTGGTGCCCAGCTCCACAAATGACATCTCAAGGCTGTGGGAAGTCACTTTTATTGATTTCCAG ATTCAAGGTTTTAATGTCAAGGAGGGCCAGTTTTCTCATGCCAGGGACTGTGCCTCGTTCTTCTCCCCAGCCATTCTGATGGGCCTGGCTATGTCCCTGATCCTGCTGCTGGTGCTGGCTTATGCCCTGCACATGCTGATCCACCTGAAGTCCCTCGACAGGCACTATGACCGCAAAGCATCACCCGCCTACTTTGTGCCCATGAAAGACCTTGAGGTGGCCACGGAAGAGAAGGAGCCACTGAGGAGCCATGGGCATGACTGCCATGAACCGAGGAGCCCGCACATCTGCAACATTTATGTATAG